GCTGCGATCAGGCTCTCGGCCTCCGGCACGGGGTCCATGGCCCCGCGCAACTCCGCCAGCAGGTCCGCCGTGCAGGGCGCCAGCAGCGTCGCCACCTGTGGGATCCGCATCAGCGAGCGGCGCAGGCCCACCAGGTCGCGCGCGTTGGCGCGGCCGCAGCAGACCCTGGCGGTCAGGCGTTCGATGTCGTAGATGCCCTCCAGCGTCCCGGCCAGTTGCGCACGCAGGGGGCCGGCGGCGAACAGCTCTTGCACGGCCTCCAGGCGGCGCTCGATCAGGGCGGGGTCGCGCAGCGGCGTCAGGATGCGCCGGCGCATCAGGCGGCTCCCCATCGGCGTGCGGGTGCGGTCCAGCACGCCCAGCAGGCTGCCGTCGCGGCCGCCGCCGCGCATCGGCTCGACCAGCTCCAGCGCGCGCTGGGTGGTGGCGTCCAGCACGAGGTAGCGGTCGGGGAGGAACCGTTCGATCCTGCGGACCTGCCCCACGGCGGCGCGCTGGGTCTCCTGCAGGTAGACGAGGACCGCGCCGGCGGCGCCCAGCCCGGGCCCGAGGTCGTCGCACCCGAACCCCTGCAGCGTCGCCGTGCCGAAGTGCTCGTTCAGGCGGCGGCGGCCCTCCTCGCGGCCGAACTGCCAGGGCGCCAGGCGCGTCACCAGGCAGCCCTCGGGCAGGCAGGGCAGGGCGGGGTGCCCGCCGGAGTCCTCGTCCCTCGATGCCTCCGAGAGGAGGCATTCGGCCGGTCGGACACGCGCCAGGCTGTCGGCCAGGCGGCCGACGGGTACCTCCTCGACCTCGAACCGGCCGGTCGAGAGGTCGACCCAGGCGACGCCCGCCTCGGCGTCCGAGAGCGCCACGGCGGCCAGGTAGTTGTTCGAGCGGCTGTCCAGGATGTGCTCTTCGGTCAGCGTGCCCGCAGTGATGATGCGCGTCACGTCGCGGTCGACCAGGCCGCGCGCCTCGGCGGGGTCCTGCACCTGCTCGCAGACGGCCACGCGGTGCCCGGCGCGGATGAGGCGCCGGATGTAGCCGTCGGCGGCGTGGTGGGGGAAGCCGGCCATCGGCACGGCGCCGGCCCCCTTGTCGCGACTGGTGAGCGCCAGGCCCAGGTCGCGCGCGCAGGTCCGGGCGTCCTCGAAGAAAACCTCGTAGAAATCGCCCATGCGGAACAGCAGAACGGCGTCCTGGTGCTTCCTCTTGAAGGCCAGATACTGCTGCATGACCGGCGTGTGGGGAGACTTGGCCATCGACCGCCTGCTCAAGGGGGGCACGGACGGCGACAGGATACGGGCTGTCCCCGGCGTTGTCAATTCGGGAGCCTGGGCCGCACACGGACGCACACGGACGCACACGGACGGGCACCGACGGGCACGGACAGCGGGGCCGCCGTCAGCGCCTGAGCCAGAAGAAGGCCGCCGCCCCCGCCAGCGCGGCGAGGACGGCCAGGGCCAGGAGGACGCGGCGGGCCGTGGCCCCCGGCGATGCGGGGTGCACCCGGCGGCCGCAGGAGGGGCACTGGGCGCTGCGGAGAGCCGTGTACGTCATGAACTCCTCCCGGCAGTGCGGGCAGGTGGCCGTGCGGCCGCGGGTTCGTTTGGGGTCCTTCCCGCGCATGGTGGCGTGAATCCCTTTGACAAGTGGGCACGCTTGCCCTATAGTAGGTGGTTCGTCCCTCCCGGGGCAAGGGGAATTGTATCCCGACGCTTTTTCCGGACTCCGTCGATGAAGACGCGCTTTGCGCACAAAGAGGACTACAAGGACAACCGCCGCTGGTTGCACGTCGATGCCAGCGACCAGGTGTTGGGCCGCCTGGCCACCCGCGTGGCCGTGGCGCTGATGGGCAAGGACCGCCCGGATTACACGCCCAACGTGGATACCGGCGCCTACGTGGTGGTGACCAGTGCCGAGCGGGTGCGCCTGACAGGGCGGAAGATGGATCAGAAGGTCTACCGCCATCATTCCGGCTACCCCGGCGGGCTCAAGGAAGTGTCCGTGGCCGAGGTGCTCCGGAAGCACCCCGAACGCGTCATCAAGGAGGCCGTGCGCCGCATGCTCCCCAAGAGCAAGCTCGGCGACGCCATGCTGACGAAGCTGAAGGTGTATGCGGGGCCCGACCATCCGCATACCTACCACAAGCCCCAGGAACTCCCGCTGTGAGCGTGACGGGGCAGCGCCCCGAAGGAACGCCAGAACTCGAGGTGAGCAGGACGAATGGCTGACGATTACATCTGGGGAACCGGCCGGCGCAAGAGCGCCGTCGCCAGGGTGCGCATCCGACCCGGCACCGGCGTGATCCGCGTGAACGGACGTGACGTGGAGGATTACTTCCCGCGCGAGGGGCATCAGTTGGCCATCAGGGAGCCTCTGCGCGTCACGCACAACCAGGGGCGCTATGACGTGTGGATCGGCGCCCGGGGCGGCGGACTCACCGGCCAGGCCGAAGCCGCGCAACTCGGCGTGGCCCGCGCGCTCCTGGTCAGCGATGCGTCCCTGCGCGAGGTGCTGAAGGGGGGCGGCCTCCTGACGCGCGACAGCCGCAGGGTCGAGCGCAAGAAGTACGGAAAGCGCGGCGCGCGGCGGTCCCCGCAGTTCAGCAAGCGCTGATACGGCCGCAAGCCGAAGACGAAGACAAGGGCGCCCGCCGCATGCCTCGTGCCTGCGGCGGGCGCTTTTTCGCGGCCCCCGGGCGAGGACGCCCGGGGCTACGCATCGTCCAGTTCGGCCATCAGCTCCGGCGGCAGGTTGAAGTTGGAGTAGACGGCCGTCACGTCCTCGTCGTTCTCCAGGTCCTCCATCATCTTGAGCACCTTGCGGCCGTCATCGACGCTCAGGTCGACGTAGGACTGCGGGACCATGGTGACCTCGGCCGACTCCACCTCCAGGCCGGCCTCCCGCAGGGCGTCGCGGACGGCGTGCAGGGAGCGGGCGTCGCAGCTCACCTCATAGTCGTCCCCGGCCTGTTGGAAGTCGTCCGCCCCGGCCTCAATGGCGATCTCGAACAACTCCTCTTCGGACCGCCCGCCGGCGGCCAGCAGGATGAGGCCCCGGGTCTCGAACGACCACGACACGCTGCCGCCGGCCGCGAGTTGACCGGCGTGGTCCCCGAATATCTTCCGCATGTTCGGCGTGGTGCGGTTGCGGTTGTCGGTCAGCGCGTCCACCATGACGGCGGCGCCGCCCGGCCCGTAGCCCTCGAAGCGCACGGCCTCGAGCTGGCTCCCTTCGAGTTCTCCGGCGCCCTTCAGGATGGCGCGCTCGATGTTGTCCTTCGGCATGTTGACGGCCTTGGCCGCCTCGATGGCGTACTTCAGGTCCAGGTTCATGTCCGCGTCCTTGCCGCCGTGGCGCACGGCGGTCATGATCTGCTTGGCGACGCGGCTGAACGTCTTGCCGCGCCGGGCGTCTTCCTTCGCCTTCTTGTGCTTGATTCCGGCCCAATGGGAATGCCCAGACATTTGTTCCTGCTCCGGTCGGGACGATGCGGGATGTGCGCGACGAACGCCGGGAGGGTCAGGCACCGGGGGGCGGAGGCTTGCGCCGGCGCCGGCGGGCGGGACGGCACGCGCGCCGCGGCACGGGATGGCGGAGGATGTCGATCATGATTCGGCCGTCTTGCGAGGGGAATATACCTCGATTATACGGCATGGCGCGCGCCGTGCCAAGCCCGGCGCGCGGCCGTGCCAAGCCCGGCGCGCAGCCGTGCCAAGCCCGGCGCGCGGCTGGCATCCCGGGTCGGCGCCCCCCTATAATGAGGTCCGAGGCCACGGTTGGGGGGCCCTCGGTCTCCGAAAGGGGTGTCCGTGAAGACCTGCCGGGTGACGATCGCCGATACCGACGGCGTGCTGCTGGACCGGGCCGAGGTGGCCCTGGGGAGCCTGCAGCGCCTGCGCGGCCTGATGGGGCGCCGAGCCCTGCCGCCGGGCGAGGGCCTGCTGATCCCGCACTGCAGCTCCGTGCACACCTTCTTCATGCGCTTCCCGATCGACGTGGTCTACCTGTGGCGGGACAACCGCGTCCTGAAGATCGTCCACGCGATGCGGTGCTGTCGCGTCTCGGCCTGCTGGTCGGCGCGGTCCGTGCTGGAGATGCCGGCGGGCTGGGCAGAGGCACACGACCTGCGCGCCGGAAGGACCCTGACGTTCCACGACATCGCACCGTGACGGCCACGCGGGGCGACGCGTCGGCTGGAGGGGCACGCTCCGTCGTGCCCGCTCCTGCAATGACCGGCCGCCTGCCATCCCCGGCCGCGACGGAGCGCGGCCCTCCATTTGCACGGACGGTTCACGCCGTTGGAGGGGCACGCTCCGTCGTGCCCGATCCTGCAATCACCGGCCGCTCGCCATCCCCGGCCGCGACGGAGCGCGGCCCTCCACTTGCACGGCCGGTTCACGCCGTTGGAGGGGCACGCTCCGTCGTGCCCGCTCCTGCAATCACCGGCGGCCTGCCATCCCCGGCCGCGACGGAGCGCGGCCCTCCACTTGCACGGACGGTTCACGCCGTTGGAGGGGCACGCTCCGTCGTGCCCGCTCCTGCAATCACCGGCCGCTCGCCATCCCCGGCCGCGACGGAGCGCGGCCCTCCACCGACTCCCGGCCGCGACGGAGCGCGGCCCTCCACCGACTCCCGGCCGCGACGGAGCGCGGCCCTCCACTTGCATGCACGCCGCCGCCGGGCAGGTAGCGCGGCTACTTGCCCCAGTTCTCCGGGCGGAGGCTGCGGACGGCCGCGCCCGCGCGCCACATCTCCGAGTTCTTGATCTTGTCCAGCTCGACGCGCAGCTTCTGCTGGTAGTCGGGGCGGCTGTTGCTCTCCAGGACGATGCGCGTCTCGGTGCCGTTCTTGACGCTCTCGTAGAGCTTCTTGAAGACGGGGGCGACGGCGTCGCGGAAGCGGTCCTTCCAGTCGAGCGCGCCGCGCTGCGCGGTGGCGCTGCAGTTGGCGTACATCCAGTCCATGCCGTTCTCGGCCACCAGGCGGATGAGGCTCTGGGTGAGTTCCTCGACCGTCTCGTTGAATGCCTCGCTCGGCGTGTGGCCGTGGGCGCGCAGGACGTTGTACTGCGCCTCCATGACGCCGGCCAGGGCGCCCATCAGGATGCCGCGTTCGCCCGTCAGGTCGCTCCACACCTCGTGCTCGAAGCTGGTGGGGAACAGGTAGCCGGAGCCGATGGCGATGCCGACGGCCAGGCAGCGCTCCTCGGCGCGGCCGGTGGCGTCCTGATGGACGGCGTAGCTGGAGTTGATGCCGCTGCCGTCCAGGAAGTTGCGGCGCACGGACGTTCCGGATCCCTTCGGGGCGACCAGGATCACGTCGACGTCCTCGGGCGGCACGACGCCGGTCTGCTCGCCGTAGACGATCGAGAAGCCGTGCGAGAAGTAGAGGGCGTCGCCGGCCTTGAGGCAGCCCTTCAGCGCGGGCCAGACGATCTTCTGCGCGGCGTCGTTGAGGAGATACTGGACGATCGTGGCCTTCCGGGCGGCCTCCTCGATGGGGAAGAGGGTCTTGCCGGGCTCCCAGCCGTCGGCGACGGCCCGGTCCCAGTCCGCCTTGAAGTCGGGCGACTGGCCGATGATCACGTTGAATCCGTTGTCGCGCATGTTCAGCGACTGGGCGGGGCCCTGCACGCCGTAGCCGATGACGGCGATCACTTCGTCCTTGAGTACCTCGCGGGCCTTCTCCAGTGGGAACTCGTCGCGGGTCACCACGTCCTCGACCACGCCGCCGAAGTCTATCTTCGCCATGTCGGTGCTCCTTAGCTCAATGGAGGATCGCGCGTTCACGCGCCCACACGGCGATCGGCCGCGGGACGGGTCTCAGAGCGACATTCTGCCCTGTCCCGGCCCGTTTTTCAAGGATACGGAGGCCCCGGGTCTCCGCGATTGCGGCGGCGGCGGCGATGTGGTCTAATCGCCGGAACCGCCGGCCGCGGCGGGCATCATCGGGGAGTGCGAAGGGACCGAGATGAAGATCGGCTATCTGGACTGCTTCAGCGGCATCAGCGGGGACATGTGCCTGGGTGCGCTCGTGGATGCGGGCGTGCCCCTGGAGGCCATCGCCGAGGCGCTCGGGACGCTGCACCTGCACGGGTACTCGCTGGAGGCGCACACCGTGCACCGGGCGGGGATGCGGGCGACCAAGGTCGACGTGGTGCTGGAGCACGACCACCACGGCGACCACGGCCACCATCACCACCACCCGCACCGCGGCCTCAGCGACGTGCTGGCCATCATCGAGGGCGGCGCGCTGCCGGACAGGGTGGTGGCCGACAGCTCGGCGGTGTTCCGCGCGCTGGCCGAGGCGGAGGCGTTCGTGCACGGCTCGGACCCGGAGCAGGTGCACTTCCATGAGGTGGGCGCCGTGGACGCGATCTGCGACATCGTGGGCACCGCGGTGGGGCTGCACG
This DNA window, taken from Candidatus Brocadiaceae bacterium, encodes the following:
- the rplM gene encoding 50S ribosomal protein L13: MKTRFAHKEDYKDNRRWLHVDASDQVLGRLATRVAVALMGKDRPDYTPNVDTGAYVVVTSAERVRLTGRKMDQKVYRHHSGYPGGLKEVSVAEVLRKHPERVIKEAVRRMLPKSKLGDAMLTKLKVYAGPDHPHTYHKPQELPL
- the rpsI gene encoding 30S ribosomal protein S9; its protein translation is MADDYIWGTGRRKSAVARVRIRPGTGVIRVNGRDVEDYFPREGHQLAIREPLRVTHNQGRYDVWIGARGGGLTGQAEAAQLGVARALLVSDASLREVLKGGGLLTRDSRRVERKKYGKRGARRSPQFSKR
- a CDS encoding YebC/PmpR family DNA-binding transcriptional regulator produces the protein MSGHSHWAGIKHKKAKEDARRGKTFSRVAKQIMTAVRHGGKDADMNLDLKYAIEAAKAVNMPKDNIERAILKGAGELEGSQLEAVRFEGYGPGGAAVMVDALTDNRNRTTPNMRKIFGDHAGQLAAGGSVSWSFETRGLILLAAGGRSEEELFEIAIEAGADDFQQAGDDYEVSCDARSLHAVRDALREAGLEVESAEVTMVPQSYVDLSVDDGRKVLKMMEDLENDEDVTAVYSNFNLPPELMAELDDA
- a CDS encoding DUF192 domain-containing protein, translated to MGRRALPPGEGLLIPHCSSVHTFFMRFPIDVVYLWRDNRVLKIVHAMRCCRVSACWSARSVLEMPAGWAEAHDLRAGRTLTFHDIAP
- the ilvC gene encoding ketol-acid reductoisomerase gives rise to the protein MAKIDFGGVVEDVVTRDEFPLEKAREVLKDEVIAVIGYGVQGPAQSLNMRDNGFNVIIGQSPDFKADWDRAVADGWEPGKTLFPIEEAARKATIVQYLLNDAAQKIVWPALKGCLKAGDALYFSHGFSIVYGEQTGVVPPEDVDVILVAPKGSGTSVRRNFLDGSGINSSYAVHQDATGRAEERCLAVGIAIGSGYLFPTSFEHEVWSDLTGERGILMGALAGVMEAQYNVLRAHGHTPSEAFNETVEELTQSLIRLVAENGMDWMYANCSATAQRGALDWKDRFRDAVAPVFKKLYESVKNGTETRIVLESNSRPDYQQKLRVELDKIKNSEMWRAGAAVRSLRPENWGK